In Candidatus Neomarinimicrobiota bacterium, one DNA window encodes the following:
- a CDS encoding acetyl-CoA carboxylase carboxyltransferase subunit alpha codes for MAGFYLDFEKPIVDLDQKIDEMIEMNSKDGTDLSSEIVRLKEKRKKLMKKVYSNLSRWQRVQLARYPKRPYTLDYIERLSPGFVELHGDRYFADDHAVVTGIGKIDDYHVVYVGQQKGKNTKENLERNFGMSRPEGYRKALRIMKLAAKFNRPVICLIDTPGAYPGIGAEERGQAEAIAKNLMEMAVLPVPILVIVIGEGASGGALGMGVGDRLIMLENTWFSVISPEGCASILWRDASKAEMAADAMKVTAQDLHEMGICDEIIPEPMGGAHKDYDLMAQRVKDVLKKELDELTQLETSELIDRRITKYDRIGIWEE; via the coding sequence ATGGCTGGTTTCTATCTCGATTTTGAAAAACCGATCGTTGATCTCGATCAGAAGATTGATGAGATGATTGAAATGAATTCCAAAGACGGAACTGACCTTTCATCAGAAATTGTTCGCTTGAAAGAAAAGCGGAAAAAGCTTATGAAAAAGGTTTATTCCAACCTGAGTCGGTGGCAGAGGGTTCAGCTGGCGAGATACCCCAAAAGGCCCTACACCCTCGATTATATAGAGCGCCTTTCTCCCGGTTTTGTGGAGCTTCATGGCGACAGGTACTTTGCCGATGATCACGCCGTAGTGACAGGAATTGGTAAGATTGATGATTATCACGTGGTTTATGTGGGTCAGCAGAAGGGAAAGAACACGAAAGAGAACCTCGAGAGAAATTTTGGGATGTCCCGGCCGGAGGGTTACCGGAAAGCTCTCCGGATCATGAAATTGGCAGCAAAGTTCAATAGACCAGTCATATGCCTCATTGATACACCTGGAGCCTACCCCGGTATAGGTGCTGAGGAACGGGGCCAGGCGGAAGCTATTGCGAAAAATCTAATGGAGATGGCAGTCCTTCCAGTTCCCATCCTTGTCATTGTCATCGGTGAAGGTGCTAGCGGTGGTGCACTGGGGATGGGTGTGGGAGACAGGCTTATTATGCTGGAAAACACCTGGTTTTCTGTTATTAGTCCTGAAGGTTGCGCCTCTATCCTGTGGCGTGATGCCAGCAAGGCGGAAATGGCAGCCGACGCCATGAAAGTGACCGCCCAGGACCTTCACGAAATGGGCATATGTGATGAGATCATCCCCGAACCAATGGGAGGCGCACACAAAGATTATGATCTCATGGCACAACGGGTGAAAGATGTACTCAAGAAAGAGCTGGATGAACTGACGCAACTGGAAACCTCAGAACTGATCGACAGGCGAATCACAAAGTATGACCGCATCGGGATATGGGAAGAATGA
- a CDS encoding enoyl-CoA hydratase (Catalyzes the reversible hydration of unsaturated fatty acyl-CoA to beta-hydroxyacyl-CoA), with the protein MSMIKSKLDQRGLLTISLDNPPVNALSHALVDELNKLSDDIQDEKVRMVVITAVGENFCAGADLKEREKMDEQEVETFVEYLSDTFQRIAEIRVPTLAAINGNCLGGGMELALACDLRIIAENSFIGMKETSVGVMPGAGGTVRLPRLIGESKAKRWIFTAQSFTPEEALADGVVDWLVEIDELEDVVQEIFGQITANAPLAIYAAKKSINEGLDQSVKLALKVEQKAYKSIIDSEDRREALKAFSEKRRPKWKGK; encoded by the coding sequence ATGTCTATGATTAAATCAAAGCTGGATCAGAGGGGCCTCCTCACTATCTCTCTGGACAATCCCCCCGTTAATGCTCTTTCCCATGCTCTGGTTGATGAACTCAACAAGCTGAGCGACGATATTCAGGATGAGAAAGTGAGAATGGTTGTAATTACAGCTGTCGGAGAAAACTTTTGTGCCGGAGCCGATCTTAAAGAGAGAGAAAAGATGGATGAGCAGGAAGTGGAAACATTCGTTGAATATCTGTCTGACACCTTCCAGAGAATTGCCGAGATTCGGGTACCTACACTGGCAGCCATTAACGGAAACTGTCTAGGTGGGGGCATGGAGCTAGCGCTGGCGTGCGATTTGCGGATCATAGCAGAAAATAGCTTCATTGGAATGAAGGAGACATCCGTAGGCGTCATGCCCGGCGCCGGGGGAACCGTGCGACTTCCTAGACTCATAGGAGAAAGCAAGGCGAAACGGTGGATTTTCACAGCCCAATCATTTACGCCGGAAGAGGCACTGGCAGACGGTGTTGTAGACTGGCTGGTTGAAATAGACGAGCTGGAAGATGTGGTTCAGGAGATTTTCGGTCAGATTACTGCTAATGCACCTCTCGCCATTTATGCGGCTAAAAAGTCAATTAATGAAGGGTTAGATCAGTCAGTTAAACTGGCACTTAAAGTAGAACAAAAAGCTTACAAATCCATTATCGATAGTGAGGACAGGCGAGAGGCTCTGAAGGCTTTCAGTGAAAAGCGACGCCCCAAATGGAAAGGGAAATAG
- a CDS encoding acyl-CoA carboxylase subunit beta yields the protein MTKLLARYHEEETVLKLGGGKKNIGSQHKKGRKTVRERLELLVDKGSPVLELGIYAGWEMYGEVGSPASAGLVLAIGKVSGRECVIIANDATVKAGAYFEVTLKKHLRGQKIALENNLPVIYLVDSAGVFLPLQEKVFPDEEHFGRIFYNNARLSALGVPQIAVVMGPCVAGGAYLPVMCDKFVMTEGSNMFVAGPALVKAAIGQEIDKETLGGATTHNAISGSADYHAKNDEDAIEITRRLVKNLPYLEMGKFNRAEPAEPLLQAEDLNAIVPEIGGPYDMEEIVARVVDGSEFEPYKSEYGKTVLCGNARIGGYSVGIVANQKTIVTSGTGEMQMGGVLYSDSSDKAARFIMNCNQDKIPLIFLQDVNGFMVGKKAEWGGILKDGAKMVQAVSNSVVPKITLIIGGSYGAGYYAMSGRAYSPRFMYLWPSASLAVMGGNQAAETLVEIQFSKRKEVGDEERNKLINEIKERYRRQSDPRYAAARMWTDAIIKPADTRRVLIHSLELCEHQSKMPAPMFGVLQV from the coding sequence ATGACGAAACTCTTGGCGCGGTATCATGAGGAGGAGACAGTCCTGAAACTGGGCGGTGGCAAAAAAAATATCGGAAGCCAGCACAAGAAGGGGCGTAAGACTGTCCGGGAGCGGTTAGAGCTTCTTGTTGACAAGGGTAGTCCTGTTTTGGAGTTGGGTATCTACGCCGGTTGGGAGATGTATGGGGAGGTTGGTTCACCCGCTTCTGCAGGGTTGGTACTGGCCATCGGAAAAGTTTCAGGCCGGGAGTGCGTTATCATTGCCAACGATGCTACGGTGAAAGCAGGGGCTTATTTTGAAGTGACCTTGAAGAAGCACCTTCGAGGCCAGAAGATTGCTCTGGAAAACAACCTACCTGTCATTTATCTCGTGGACTCAGCTGGTGTCTTCCTGCCATTGCAGGAAAAAGTTTTTCCCGATGAAGAGCACTTTGGACGGATATTTTATAACAACGCCCGCCTTTCAGCTTTGGGTGTCCCCCAGATCGCCGTCGTCATGGGCCCCTGTGTGGCTGGTGGCGCATATCTGCCGGTCATGTGTGATAAGTTTGTTATGACGGAGGGTTCCAACATGTTTGTGGCCGGACCGGCACTGGTGAAGGCAGCTATCGGTCAGGAAATTGACAAGGAAACACTTGGCGGCGCAACCACCCACAATGCCATCAGTGGATCAGCCGACTATCATGCTAAGAATGATGAAGATGCCATTGAGATCACACGGCGCCTTGTGAAGAATCTTCCGTACTTGGAAATGGGGAAGTTTAATCGGGCGGAACCGGCAGAGCCTCTTCTGCAGGCTGAGGATCTGAACGCCATCGTCCCCGAGATCGGCGGCCCTTATGACATGGAAGAGATTGTAGCCCGGGTGGTGGACGGCAGTGAGTTCGAACCTTACAAGAGTGAGTACGGGAAAACAGTTCTTTGTGGCAATGCGAGGATCGGCGGTTATTCCGTGGGTATTGTGGCCAATCAGAAAACCATAGTTACTTCCGGTACCGGCGAGATGCAGATGGGGGGTGTTCTGTACAGCGATTCTTCTGACAAAGCGGCGAGGTTTATCATGAACTGCAACCAGGACAAGATTCCCCTCATCTTTCTTCAAGATGTTAACGGTTTCATGGTGGGGAAGAAAGCTGAGTGGGGCGGCATTTTGAAGGATGGGGCGAAGATGGTTCAGGCGGTCTCTAACTCAGTGGTGCCGAAGATCACCTTGATCATAGGCGGGAGTTACGGTGCAGGTTATTACGCCATGAGCGGCCGGGCCTACTCTCCAAGGTTCATGTACCTATGGCCTTCTGCCAGTCTGGCCGTCATGGGCGGCAACCAGGCGGCGGAAACGCTGGTGGAAATTCAGTTCTCCAAGCGGAAGGAAGTGGGTGATGAGGAGCGGAACAAACTCATCAATGAAATCAAGGAACGGTACCGGCGCCAGAGCGATCCACGCTACGCTGCCGCCCGGATGTGGACTGACGCCATCATCAAGCCGGCTGATACCAGGCGCGTCCTAATCCATTCTCTGGAATTATGTGAACATCAGTCAAAAATGCCGGCGCCTATGTTCGGTGTGCTTCAGGTGTGA
- a CDS encoding S9 family peptidase, whose amino-acid sequence MKKTVIVLAFAACSFLHGGNRLTLEDVTGKSPFEVASLGTIVWQPGEDAYTFLKQSNGVRSLYKVDLFAGDTTLFLDGERLKFSGSPVVVTNYSFSGNGQRILIQTDHEKIWRRSHWGTYWIYDTETAKMTPVSRNNKRLRNVKFSPDSEMVAYVREDNNLYTFEIDRRRERRLTRTGTDVVLNGHFGWVYEEEFSKYDAYRWSPDSKSIAYWEENQSRVAVFTLINELELYPVTTEIRYPKAGQTNPTMRIGVVKATGGATRWMDIGDNRDMYYPRIYWHSPERLLVMRMRRLQNRWDLLICNPKSGKKKQGLMEMDQDGWVNVHDNYRFLEKDELVWISERSGYQHLHRHTLKGEELAQISSGQWEATRIVHVDEEGGVVLFMANKASVAESHLYSVSFDGTGLKQLTTEKGNHSVQFSPSGQYFVDSFSSVSQPRKILLKRRDGTVVRIIEETDKSQFDDYDWSVPQFVTFKTHDGAATLDGIVTLPVGYNKRKKYPMIVYGYGMPGTQIVRDRWGGLWNQFLAQEGFIVFSMDARGMSGRGETFKNLSYGDMSRYLAKDHVAGIDYMVREWGADPDRVGAWGWSGGGYFTGLMLTKNGAQFKAGVSVAPVMDFRLYDTIYTERSMGLPQDNEAGYDSTSVFSYVDNLQGHLLVIHATGDDNVHSQNTTQLVEKFVNAKQPLEVFYYPNRAHGISGGNSRIHLYTKMFNHLREHLLEE is encoded by the coding sequence GTGAAAAAAACGGTCATTGTGCTTGCCTTTGCAGCATGTTCTTTTCTCCATGGCGGGAATCGTCTCACACTGGAAGACGTAACGGGAAAATCACCCTTTGAGGTGGCTTCTCTAGGGACAATCGTCTGGCAGCCTGGTGAAGATGCATACACATTTCTGAAGCAATCCAATGGTGTCCGGTCCCTCTACAAGGTCGATCTTTTTGCTGGTGATACCACATTATTTCTGGATGGGGAGCGGTTAAAATTCAGCGGTTCACCTGTTGTGGTGACCAACTACAGTTTCAGCGGTAACGGGCAGCGAATACTGATACAGACTGACCATGAAAAGATCTGGCGGCGATCTCACTGGGGTACCTACTGGATTTACGATACAGAAACAGCAAAAATGACTCCCGTTTCTAGAAATAACAAACGCCTTCGCAACGTCAAATTTTCTCCTGATAGTGAGATGGTGGCTTATGTCCGGGAGGATAACAATCTCTACACTTTCGAAATTGACAGACGTCGGGAGAGGAGATTGACCAGGACGGGCACAGATGTGGTGCTCAACGGTCATTTTGGATGGGTCTACGAGGAAGAATTCTCCAAATATGATGCTTACCGGTGGTCGCCAGATAGCAAGAGCATTGCCTACTGGGAAGAAAACCAGTCACGTGTGGCCGTTTTTACACTAATTAATGAGCTCGAACTATATCCCGTGACCACGGAGATCCGTTATCCTAAAGCTGGGCAGACTAATCCCACCATGAGAATCGGTGTGGTGAAGGCCACCGGCGGAGCAACCCGCTGGATGGACATCGGTGACAACCGTGACATGTACTATCCCAGAATCTACTGGCACTCACCGGAGCGCCTTCTTGTGATGCGCATGAGGCGGCTTCAGAATCGGTGGGACCTCCTCATCTGCAACCCCAAATCTGGCAAGAAAAAACAGGGACTTATGGAGATGGACCAGGATGGCTGGGTGAATGTTCACGACAATTACAGGTTTCTGGAAAAAGATGAGTTGGTCTGGATATCTGAGAGATCGGGCTACCAACATTTGCACCGCCACACGCTGAAGGGTGAAGAGCTGGCCCAGATATCAAGCGGGCAGTGGGAAGCGACTCGAATTGTTCACGTAGACGAGGAGGGGGGTGTCGTCCTTTTCATGGCCAATAAGGCATCCGTGGCTGAAAGTCACCTGTACAGCGTCTCGTTCGATGGAACTGGATTGAAACAGTTGACAACAGAGAAAGGGAATCACAGCGTCCAATTTTCCCCATCGGGGCAGTACTTTGTGGATAGTTTTTCCTCTGTCTCTCAGCCCAGAAAAATTCTTTTAAAAAGACGTGACGGCACTGTGGTCCGTATCATAGAGGAAACAGATAAAAGCCAATTTGACGATTATGACTGGTCGGTTCCCCAGTTCGTCACATTCAAAACTCACGATGGAGCCGCAACACTGGACGGTATTGTCACACTGCCTGTGGGATACAATAAAAGGAAAAAGTATCCAATGATCGTGTACGGTTACGGGATGCCAGGGACACAGATCGTCCGAGATAGGTGGGGCGGGCTATGGAATCAGTTCCTTGCACAAGAAGGGTTTATTGTTTTTTCCATGGATGCCCGCGGTATGAGCGGCCGCGGAGAGACGTTCAAGAATCTCAGCTACGGTGACATGAGCCGTTATCTTGCGAAAGATCATGTTGCTGGTATCGATTACATGGTTCGGGAGTGGGGTGCCGATCCAGACAGAGTCGGTGCGTGGGGCTGGAGTGGTGGCGGCTATTTCACCGGACTCATGCTCACCAAGAACGGCGCACAATTCAAGGCCGGCGTTTCGGTGGCACCGGTCATGGACTTCAGACTTTACGACACTATCTATACCGAGCGATCCATGGGGTTGCCTCAGGATAATGAGGCAGGTTACGATTCCACTTCTGTTTTTTCCTACGTGGATAATCTGCAGGGACATCTTCTGGTCATCCACGCCACGGGCGATGACAATGTTCATTCGCAGAACACCACACAGCTTGTGGAGAAGTTTGTTAACGCCAAACAGCCACTGGAGGTGTTCTATTATCCTAACCGTGCTCACGGCATTAGTGGCGGGAACTCCAGGATACACCTCTATACAAAGATGTTCAACCACCTCCGAGAACATCTCCTGGAAGAGTAA
- a CDS encoding uracil-DNA glycosylase gives MSLRFFRSISSLNKDIVQCCACPRLVEFRQAVAQKKRKQFEAWDYWGKPVPGYGEPGASLLLTGLAPAAHGGNRTGRVFTGDKSADFLVRCLHEVGIANQPNSDSLDDGLELMNAYMTPVLKCVPPQDKPKPDELKNCAHFLSNELILLKNVNCILALGKIAFDACLRFFRTQYDFLMKDYPFGHGNEYTLQNGIILVGSYHPSPRNVNTGRLTHSMMIELLERVKVIIR, from the coding sequence GTGAGTTTGAGATTTTTTAGGAGCATATCGTCACTCAATAAGGACATTGTTCAGTGTTGTGCCTGTCCCCGTCTGGTGGAATTTCGCCAGGCTGTTGCCCAGAAAAAGAGGAAACAGTTTGAAGCGTGGGACTACTGGGGCAAGCCTGTCCCCGGTTACGGGGAACCCGGCGCATCACTGTTGCTCACAGGCCTGGCGCCGGCGGCCCACGGTGGCAACAGAACGGGTCGAGTTTTCACAGGTGACAAGTCAGCCGATTTTCTTGTCCGCTGCCTTCATGAAGTGGGTATTGCAAATCAGCCCAATTCGGATTCTCTGGATGACGGGCTGGAGCTGATGAATGCTTACATGACGCCTGTGCTGAAATGTGTTCCGCCTCAGGACAAACCGAAGCCAGATGAACTGAAAAACTGTGCTCATTTTCTTTCCAACGAACTGATCCTGTTGAAGAATGTAAATTGCATTCTGGCCTTGGGGAAGATTGCTTTCGACGCCTGCCTGAGGTTTTTCCGCACCCAGTATGATTTTTTAATGAAAGATTACCCATTTGGACATGGGAATGAGTATACTCTTCAGAATGGTATTATTCTTGTTGGCTCTTATCATCCTAGTCCCAGAAATGTGAACACAGGCAGACTTACCCATTCTATGATGATTGAATTGCTTGAGCGGGTGAAGGTGATCATCAGGTGA
- a CDS encoding NAD(P)/FAD-dependent oxidoreductase, whose amino-acid sequence MALKRYDAIVVGGGVNGLTTAAYLGKSNRKVLLLEKNETVAGLASTEEFVPGFKCNTVMDSVPWINDQVVFELDLENHGFRFASPNTGVITPDGNGKNLTITSDPYETSRSIAQFSQSDAEKWPAFCNKIAMLTDFLEPLYGMMPLPIPELDLSNLLSMKPMLAPYRKHGRKALVELLRTLPMSMLELLDEWFESEPLRGTMAAVGIRHLNQGPMAAGTAFVFLHNHIGTGGSVRSVNFIDGGTKQLAAALESSATSVGVEMLIGSEAKSISVNDGAALGVTLVNGEEVESDCVVSALDPKTTFQGLVGNDRLSPQFSRRIKNIKMRGATARVHFALKELPNFVGLHKESLKGIVSVSPSLSYIEKASDASKYGRISEEPWMEFTVPSLREKSFAPAGKHVLSATVQYAPYHLRGTDWQSARHELGSRVTDVLEKYAPGFRSLIEHQKVLTPADLESKYGLTEGNLNQGEMMLDQFFFMRPTIDSAQYSTPIGNLFLCGAATHPGGGLHCTNGHNAANEIIKHLQSV is encoded by the coding sequence GTGGCGTTGAAACGGTACGACGCAATAGTTGTGGGTGGAGGTGTGAACGGCCTCACTACCGCTGCCTATCTGGGCAAGAGCAATCGAAAAGTCCTTCTGCTGGAAAAAAATGAAACTGTGGCAGGGCTGGCATCAACGGAAGAATTCGTACCCGGATTTAAATGCAATACAGTTATGGATTCTGTGCCATGGATTAATGACCAAGTTGTCTTCGAGCTCGATCTTGAAAACCACGGCTTCAGGTTTGCTTCACCGAATACCGGTGTTATCACTCCTGATGGTAACGGAAAAAACCTGACAATTACATCAGACCCATATGAGACATCCAGATCCATTGCTCAATTCTCTCAATCCGATGCAGAAAAATGGCCCGCATTCTGCAACAAGATCGCCATGCTTACCGATTTCCTGGAACCCCTCTACGGTATGATGCCCCTGCCTATTCCTGAGCTGGATCTCTCCAATCTACTATCCATGAAGCCCATGTTGGCACCGTACCGCAAGCATGGCCGGAAGGCGCTGGTGGAGCTTCTCAGGACCTTGCCTATGAGTATGCTGGAACTACTGGATGAATGGTTTGAGTCAGAACCTCTCAGGGGTACTATGGCAGCAGTTGGCATCCGGCACCTGAATCAGGGGCCCATGGCCGCGGGGACAGCTTTCGTCTTTCTCCACAACCACATAGGGACCGGAGGATCCGTCCGGTCAGTAAATTTCATTGATGGAGGTACGAAACAACTGGCTGCGGCACTTGAGTCATCCGCTACAAGTGTTGGCGTTGAGATGCTCATTGGATCTGAAGCAAAAAGCATCTCCGTGAACGACGGCGCCGCTCTCGGTGTCACCTTGGTAAACGGTGAGGAAGTTGAATCAGATTGTGTCGTCTCTGCCCTCGATCCAAAGACAACCTTTCAAGGACTTGTAGGCAACGACCGGCTGTCACCTCAGTTCTCCCGGCGGATCAAAAATATTAAAATGCGCGGTGCCACGGCGCGGGTTCATTTTGCCCTGAAAGAATTGCCGAATTTTGTTGGCCTCCATAAGGAATCACTGAAAGGCATAGTATCGGTCAGTCCGTCACTCAGTTATATCGAAAAAGCATCGGACGCTTCCAAATACGGCCGTATCTCTGAGGAGCCGTGGATGGAGTTCACCGTCCCTTCCCTCAGGGAAAAGTCGTTCGCTCCGGCCGGAAAGCATGTTCTCTCCGCCACTGTACAGTACGCGCCGTACCACCTTCGCGGCACGGACTGGCAATCGGCCCGCCATGAACTGGGTAGCCGAGTTACTGACGTCCTGGAGAAATACGCTCCCGGCTTCCGTAGCCTCATTGAGCACCAGAAAGTACTGACTCCCGCAGATCTGGAGAGCAAATATGGACTGACGGAGGGAAACCTAAACCAGGGCGAAATGATGCTGGACCAGTTCTTCTTTATGCGGCCAACTATCGACAGCGCACAATATTCCACCCCCATTGGAAACCTGTTTCTATGCGGAGCAGCAACTCATCCCGGCGGAGGTCTCCACTGTACTAACGGTCATAATGCTGCAAATGAGATTATTAAACATTTGCAATCCGTCTGA
- a CDS encoding SDR family NAD(P)-dependent oxidoreductase — MITAALDLSLSVAFVTGGNRGIGKAVCEGLAEKGIHVMVGSRSTSAGEKTVNAIRNKGGSAKVVEIDIQSVESVNAAAHKISESHSTLNILVNNAGILAREDRKSRFGFLPEKVLKKTMDVNLFGPFRVCQAFLPLLQQAVWGRIVNVTSGMGNLSDPMTGGYTAYRVSKSALNALTANLAAEVENSNILVNCVHPGWVRTRMGTMIAPLSPKKGADSIIYAATLPSGGPHGKYIVKRQVQPF; from the coding sequence TTGATTACGGCAGCACTCGATCTTTCTTTATCTGTTGCATTTGTGACAGGGGGCAACCGTGGAATTGGGAAGGCGGTTTGCGAAGGTCTTGCCGAAAAGGGAATCCATGTTATGGTCGGATCACGTAGCACATCGGCTGGAGAGAAGACGGTCAATGCTATACGAAATAAGGGAGGTTCAGCAAAAGTTGTAGAGATCGACATACAATCGGTAGAGAGCGTTAATGCCGCGGCACATAAAATTTCTGAGTCCCATAGCACACTGAACATTCTTGTGAACAATGCTGGAATCCTTGCGAGGGAAGACAGGAAGTCTAGGTTTGGCTTCCTGCCTGAAAAGGTACTTAAAAAAACCATGGATGTAAATCTCTTTGGGCCGTTCAGGGTGTGCCAGGCATTCCTGCCGCTCTTACAGCAAGCAGTTTGGGGTCGAATTGTGAATGTGACGAGTGGGATGGGAAATCTGTCCGATCCCATGACAGGCGGTTATACAGCGTACCGTGTCTCAAAATCCGCCTTGAATGCACTGACGGCCAATCTCGCCGCTGAAGTGGAGAACTCAAATATCCTCGTTAACTGTGTGCATCCCGGGTGGGTCCGCACAAGAATGGGCACCATGATCGCTCCGTTAAGTCCTAAGAAGGGAGCGGATAGTATTATCTACGCCGCTACCCTGCCAAGCGGAGGCCCACACGGCAAGTACATCGTGAAACGTCAAGTCCAACCGTTCTGA
- a CDS encoding acyl-CoA thioesterase, whose product MGRMISIDHKVRVIYGHTDMMGRVYYGRFFEYFESARSHFLRELGLPYMEIEQSGVFIPVIESHCEYRYPATYDDVLTVRTILKEAPRATMKIQYEVLLDKNDELIAIGHTVHSFMNGKGKPVRPPKALLSVVEKKLRKNE is encoded by the coding sequence ATGGGAAGAATGATTTCCATCGATCATAAAGTGAGAGTCATTTACGGCCACACCGACATGATGGGGCGTGTTTACTATGGTCGATTCTTTGAATATTTTGAATCTGCCCGGTCACATTTTCTCAGGGAGCTGGGCTTGCCCTACATGGAGATCGAACAATCAGGTGTCTTCATACCCGTCATTGAAAGTCATTGCGAGTACAGATACCCCGCCACCTATGATGACGTTCTGACGGTGAGGACAATCCTGAAAGAAGCACCCCGAGCGACAATGAAAATTCAATATGAAGTATTACTGGACAAAAATGATGAACTCATAGCCATTGGTCACACGGTCCACTCTTTCATGAACGGGAAAGGAAAACCTGTTCGGCCCCCAAAGGCGTTACTTTCCGTTGTGGAGAAAAAACTAAGAAAAAATGAGTAA
- a CDS encoding VUT family protein — protein MSNELIFILQTGVGLTFTLVAFRMGLSWLYGYIAVCIVLANIFVTKQITLFGIAATGGNVVYGAVFLATDLLAEHYGKKEARQAVFIGFFSAVFYTIMSQMILYLEASADDWGAAAGMADIFTSAPAIILASMVAYLISQLHDIWAFHAIREKTAGKFLWLRNNGSTWISQLIDSIVFSLLAFLVFPVLMGSENALPVNVVMEIVISTYMLKILVAAIDTPFIYFSYSVKPMEMAASA, from the coding sequence ATGAGTAACGAGCTGATCTTTATCCTGCAGACAGGAGTGGGGCTCACCTTCACGCTGGTTGCGTTTCGAATGGGTCTATCTTGGCTTTACGGATACATCGCCGTTTGTATTGTGCTGGCCAATATTTTTGTGACTAAACAGATCACTCTTTTCGGCATCGCAGCCACGGGTGGGAATGTGGTCTACGGCGCAGTTTTTCTGGCCACCGACCTACTTGCGGAACATTACGGGAAGAAAGAAGCAAGACAGGCGGTATTTATCGGATTCTTTTCTGCTGTTTTTTATACCATCATGTCACAAATGATTTTGTATCTGGAAGCAAGTGCCGACGACTGGGGTGCCGCCGCCGGCATGGCTGATATTTTCACCTCGGCGCCAGCCATTATTCTGGCAAGCATGGTGGCCTATCTTATTTCTCAGTTGCACGACATCTGGGCCTTTCACGCCATCAGGGAAAAAACGGCAGGGAAATTCCTTTGGCTGCGGAACAACGGCAGTACCTGGATCAGTCAGCTTATCGATTCTATAGTCTTCTCTCTGTTGGCGTTTTTGGTGTTTCCAGTACTGATGGGCTCTGAAAATGCCTTACCTGTTAACGTGGTAATGGAGATTGTGATCTCCACCTATATGTTGAAAATTCTTGTGGCGGCAATTGATACACCTTTCATCTATTTCAGTTATTCCGTAAAACCGATGGAAATGGCCGCCTCAGCCTGA